A genomic window from Myxococcales bacterium includes:
- a CDS encoding Rpn family recombination-promoting nuclease/putative transposase, whose amino-acid sequence MDAELKSRHTDLLFRVALSGREARLYLLYEHQSTPHPLMPFRLVAYAVRIWEAWLKEHPGATALPAILPVVLHHGDAGWTAARSLEELYDLDEDTLLAAGEHVLCHRFVLDELVTESDEALRARAMSALGRLVLYCFRHSRDPEELVRHLGAWADLALEVMTAPDGRAALEAVLRYVMMVHPAESRIVLEQLRGALPDERLKETLMTAGEELMQKGEARGELEGRRVILRRLLTLRFGALPDAARTRLDAADVITLDTWAERVLTAATLEDVLAG is encoded by the coding sequence GTGGACGCCGAGCTCAAGAGCCGCCACACCGATCTGCTCTTCCGCGTGGCGCTCTCGGGGCGAGAGGCCCGTCTCTATCTGCTCTATGAGCATCAGAGCACCCCGCACCCGCTCATGCCCTTTCGGCTCGTCGCGTATGCGGTTCGCATCTGGGAGGCGTGGCTGAAGGAGCACCCCGGCGCGACGGCGCTCCCCGCGATCCTCCCGGTCGTCCTTCACCACGGCGACGCTGGCTGGACGGCGGCGCGTTCGCTCGAGGAGCTGTACGATCTCGACGAAGATACCCTCCTCGCCGCGGGCGAGCACGTGCTGTGCCATCGCTTCGTGCTCGACGAGCTCGTCACCGAGAGCGACGAAGCGCTGCGCGCGCGCGCGATGTCCGCGCTCGGCCGGCTGGTGCTCTATTGCTTCCGCCACTCGCGCGATCCCGAGGAGCTCGTGCGCCATCTGGGCGCGTGGGCGGACCTCGCGCTCGAGGTCATGACGGCTCCGGACGGGCGAGCGGCGCTGGAGGCGGTGTTGCGCTATGTGATGATGGTTCACCCCGCGGAGTCGCGGATCGTACTGGAGCAGCTGCGTGGAGCTCTCCCCGACGAACGCTTGAAGGAGACGCTCATGACCGCTGGCGAAGAGTTGATGCAAAAGGGCGAGGCACGGGGAGAGCTCGAAGGCAGACGCGTCATCTTGCGCAGGCTGCTCACTCTGCGCTTCGGTGCGCTCCCCGACGCCGCACGCACTCGCCTCGACGCCGCGGACGTGATCACGCTCGACACGTGGGCGGAGCGCGTGCTCACCGCGGCGACGCTGGAGGATGTCCTCGCGGGCTGA
- a CDS encoding Rpn family recombination-promoting nuclease/putative transposase, with protein sequence MPPNPHDALFKSTFADPRHAEGALRTALPKGLAARFDWTTLEAVPGSFVDAELKSRHTDLLFRVALSGREARLYLLYEHQSTPHPLMPFRLVAYSVRIWEAWLKENPGATALPAILPVVLHHGDAGWTAARSLEELYELDEATLLAAGEHVLRHRFVLDELVAESDEALRGRGMTALGRLVLVCFRHSRAPEELVRRLGAWADLALEVMTAPHGRAALEAVLRYVMMVHPAESRIVLAPRGVADRTGAASRSSPGRTLEGDAHDRWRRVDAEGRGSGRGPRNRRRRGPRRGPGQTGHVT encoded by the coding sequence GTGCCCCCGAACCCCCACGACGCCCTCTTCAAGTCCACGTTCGCGGACCCGCGGCACGCCGAGGGTGCCCTGCGAACCGCGCTCCCGAAGGGGCTCGCCGCGCGCTTCGACTGGACCACGCTCGAGGCCGTCCCTGGCTCCTTCGTGGACGCCGAGCTCAAGAGCCGCCACACCGATCTGCTCTTCCGCGTGGCGCTCTCGGGGCGAGAGGCCCGTCTCTATCTGCTCTATGAGCATCAGAGCACCCCGCACCCGCTCATGCCCTTTCGGCTCGTCGCCTACTCCGTTCGCATCTGGGAGGCCTGGCTGAAGGAGAACCCCGGCGCGACGGCGCTCCCCGCGATCCTCCCGGTCGTCCTTCACCACGGCGACGCCGGCTGGACGGCCGCGCGTTCGCTCGAGGAGCTGTACGAGCTCGACGAGGCGACCCTCCTCGCCGCGGGCGAGCACGTGCTGCGCCATCGCTTCGTGCTCGACGAGCTCGTCGCCGAGAGCGACGAAGCGCTACGCGGTCGGGGGATGACGGCGCTCGGCCGGCTCGTGCTGGTCTGCTTCCGCCACTCGCGCGCCCCCGAGGAGCTGGTGCGCCGCCTGGGAGCGTGGGCGGACCTCGCGCTCGAGGTCATGACGGCTCCGCACGGGAGGGCGGCGCTGGAGGCGGTGTTGCGCTATGTGATGATGGTTCACCCCGCGGAGTCGCGGATCGTACTGGCACCCCGCGGAGTCGCGGATCGTACTGGAGCAGCTTCGCGCAGCTCTCCCGGACGAACGCTTGAAGGAGACGCTCATGACCGCTGGCGAAGAGTTGATGCAGAAGGGAGAGGCTCGGGGAGAGGCCCGCGGAATCGTCGTCGGCGAGGCCCGCGGAGAGGTCCAGGGCAGACGGGTCATGTTACGTAG
- a CDS encoding sulfatase-like hydrolase/transferase gives MSPAESSRRPARAQLRAVALAVALAASGAGLGCRGCSGAPNGADATAPAPSTAASTARGGEPKVVLDWIRRFDDCALGHRGALLDLGDPTMRSRYGPRLATPAVDAFERDGSTWVRPRSRALSLSLVTAEPLLAESGLAISARVRGGASRTLSVSLDGRPMGHLALTHNEAKVSELRSPQAALEAGAHQLDLRFVGGGKTSPDALGELDWVRLGAYDGDAAYAAPTRRDALVSTPIGGRSERALSLRGDAFARCTAFIPSDAVFQADLALTGPGEADVELRVLRDRKDPRVVAQLHLGAADAAAWRPVAIPLGEVDTTGAVELRVVRAPKGTRVLFGEARVVRTSPAAPRAPFAPARGVVLVVLGTVAPRSLSAFGGERATPELARLAERGLVFEQNRATSALSNAVVASMLSGASPTEHGLVDGDARLVKGPTLVSEAARQAGIATAFFTANPTTSAAFGFDRGWEVFQAKAPLGDGQATAVFDEAIRFLEAHKTGRFFLTIHARGGHPPWDASDEQMKDLPPQNYTGGLDPKHAGELLAKAKRVPPVIRYTDGDRERAAALHTLAVQAHDAALGRLLSALRLNGQDESTTVIVTGDVAADEGAHVPFAESDALDEGTLATFLVVRPHAALPLKAGRVTAPSESMHVASTVLDAFGLRAPRNYRWPSLFELAESRDRADSTPRVAVASQRFSARFGDFVLSGAGERATRLCDLALEPACTTDVRATHPLATETLHRRLFDELATGKQVPREDARLDPPAAAALKVWGR, from the coding sequence GTGAGCCCGGCCGAGTCTTCGCGTCGACCCGCCCGCGCGCAGCTTCGCGCGGTCGCCCTCGCGGTCGCCCTCGCGGCGAGCGGCGCCGGCCTCGGGTGCCGAGGCTGCAGCGGCGCACCGAACGGCGCAGACGCGACCGCCCCGGCGCCATCGACCGCCGCGTCGACCGCGCGCGGGGGAGAGCCCAAGGTCGTCCTCGACTGGATCCGGCGCTTCGACGACTGCGCGCTCGGGCACCGCGGCGCGCTCCTCGACCTCGGCGATCCCACGATGCGCTCACGCTACGGGCCGCGGCTCGCGACGCCGGCGGTCGACGCCTTCGAGCGTGACGGGAGCACGTGGGTGCGCCCTCGATCGCGCGCGCTCAGCCTCTCGCTCGTGACGGCCGAGCCGCTCCTCGCCGAGTCGGGCCTCGCGATCTCCGCGCGCGTTCGCGGGGGCGCCTCGCGCACCCTCTCGGTGTCGCTCGACGGCCGGCCCATGGGCCACCTCGCGCTCACACACAACGAGGCGAAGGTGAGCGAGCTGCGCTCGCCGCAGGCCGCGCTCGAGGCCGGCGCCCACCAGCTGGATCTCCGCTTCGTCGGCGGCGGGAAGACCAGCCCCGACGCGCTCGGAGAGCTCGACTGGGTGCGGCTCGGCGCGTACGACGGCGACGCCGCCTACGCCGCGCCGACGCGGCGCGACGCGCTCGTGAGCACCCCCATCGGAGGCCGCAGCGAGCGGGCGCTCTCGCTCCGGGGCGACGCGTTCGCGCGGTGCACCGCGTTCATCCCCTCGGACGCCGTCTTCCAGGCCGATCTGGCGCTCACCGGGCCCGGCGAGGCCGACGTCGAGCTGCGCGTGCTGCGCGACCGCAAAGACCCGCGGGTCGTCGCGCAGCTCCACCTCGGCGCCGCGGACGCGGCCGCGTGGCGGCCTGTCGCGATCCCCCTCGGCGAGGTCGACACCACGGGGGCGGTCGAGCTCCGCGTCGTGCGGGCGCCGAAGGGCACCCGCGTGCTCTTCGGCGAGGCCCGCGTCGTGCGCACGAGCCCCGCGGCGCCGCGCGCGCCCTTCGCGCCGGCGCGTGGGGTCGTGCTCGTCGTGCTCGGCACGGTCGCGCCTCGCTCGCTCTCGGCCTTCGGCGGCGAGCGGGCCACGCCGGAGCTCGCGCGCCTCGCGGAGCGCGGCCTCGTCTTCGAGCAGAACCGCGCGACGAGCGCCCTCTCGAACGCCGTGGTGGCGTCGATGCTCTCGGGCGCGAGCCCGACCGAGCACGGGCTCGTCGACGGCGACGCGCGCCTCGTGAAGGGGCCGACGCTCGTGTCCGAGGCGGCGCGGCAGGCGGGCATCGCGACGGCGTTTTTCACTGCAAATCCAACCACTTCGGCGGCGTTCGGGTTCGACCGCGGCTGGGAGGTCTTCCAGGCCAAGGCCCCGCTCGGCGACGGACAGGCGACCGCGGTGTTCGACGAGGCCATTCGCTTCCTCGAGGCCCACAAGACCGGCCGGTTCTTCCTCACGATCCACGCCCGCGGCGGGCACCCGCCGTGGGACGCGAGCGACGAGCAGATGAAGGACCTGCCGCCCCAGAACTACACCGGCGGCCTCGACCCGAAGCACGCCGGCGAGCTCTTGGCGAAGGCGAAGCGGGTGCCGCCGGTCATTCGCTACACCGACGGAGACCGCGAGCGCGCCGCCGCGCTCCACACGCTCGCCGTCCAGGCGCACGACGCCGCGCTCGGCCGCCTCCTCTCTGCGCTACGGCTGAACGGTCAAGACGAGTCGACGACCGTGATCGTGACGGGCGACGTCGCCGCCGACGAGGGCGCGCACGTGCCGTTCGCAGAGTCCGACGCGCTCGACGAGGGCACGCTCGCGACGTTCCTCGTCGTGCGGCCGCACGCGGCGCTCCCCCTGAAGGCGGGCCGCGTGACGGCGCCAAGCGAGTCGATGCACGTCGCCTCGACCGTGCTCGACGCCTTCGGCCTGCGCGCGCCGCGCAACTACCGCTGGCCGAGCCTCTTCGAGCTCGCCGAGTCCCGCGACCGCGCCGACTCGACGCCCCGGGTCGCGGTCGCTTCGCAGCGGTTCTCGGCGCGCTTCGGCGATTTCGTGCTGTCGGGCGCGGGGGAGCGCGCGACCCGCCTCTGCGACCTCGCGCTCGAGCCCGCGTGCACCACGGACGTGCGCGCGACCCACCCGCTCGCGACCGAGACCCTGCACCGGCGCCTCTTCGACGAGCTCGCCACCGGCAAGCAGGTGCCCCGCGAGGACGCCCGCCTCGACCCGCCCGCGGCGGCGGCGCTCAAGGTCTGGGGTCGGTAG